In one window of Spiroplasma corruscae DNA:
- the atpD gene encoding F0F1 ATP synthase subunit beta codes for MNKVTEGKVVQVLGPVVDIRFNDGELPELFNTIEVDNNGIKLVLEVVQHIGDDLVRTIAMGPTEGMIRGLKAINTGRPISVPVGDKVLGRMFNVLGEPIDDKPPVKDAETMPIHRQAPSYDDLTTSAEILETGIKVIDLMMPFSKGGKIGLFGGAGVGKTVLVQELINNVAKAHGGISVFAGVGERTREGNDLYYEMIEAGVIDKTTLVFGQMNEPPGARMRVALTGLTIAEYFRDFKKQDVLLFIDNIFRFTQAGSEVSALLGRMPSAVGYQPTLSTEMGALQERITSTKKGSITSVQAVYVPADDLTDPAPATTFTHLDARVVLDRGIASLGVYPAIDPLSSSSRMLDPQIIGEEHYQVSLKVQETLQKYKELQSIIAILGMEELSEEDKIVVNRARKIRNFMSQPFTVGEKFTGRSGKYVQVADTVRSFKAILDGEFDNVPEVLFMYAGSIDEVQERFIGQNNGKKA; via the coding sequence ATGAATAAAGTAACAGAAGGGAAAGTTGTTCAAGTACTTGGCCCAGTAGTGGATATAAGGTTTAATGATGGTGAACTCCCTGAGTTATTTAATACCATTGAAGTAGATAATAATGGTATTAAACTAGTATTAGAAGTTGTTCAACATATTGGAGACGACTTGGTAAGAACAATTGCTATGGGCCCAACAGAAGGTATGATTAGAGGATTAAAAGCCATAAATACTGGTAGACCAATTTCGGTTCCTGTTGGTGATAAAGTTCTTGGAAGAATGTTTAACGTTCTTGGAGAACCGATTGATGATAAGCCTCCAGTAAAAGATGCAGAAACAATGCCTATTCATAGACAAGCACCAAGTTATGACGATTTAACAACATCAGCTGAAATCCTTGAAACAGGAATCAAAGTTATTGACCTAATGATGCCATTTTCAAAAGGTGGTAAAATTGGTTTATTTGGTGGAGCCGGAGTTGGAAAAACAGTTTTAGTTCAAGAATTAATTAATAACGTTGCCAAAGCACATGGTGGTATTTCTGTATTTGCTGGAGTTGGTGAACGTACTAGAGAGGGTAATGACCTTTATTACGAAATGATTGAAGCTGGAGTTATTGATAAAACTACTTTAGTATTTGGTCAAATGAATGAACCACCTGGTGCAAGAATGAGAGTTGCACTTACTGGTTTAACAATTGCTGAATACTTCAGAGATTTTAAAAAGCAAGATGTTTTATTATTTATCGATAACATTTTTAGATTTACTCAAGCTGGTTCAGAAGTATCTGCTCTTTTAGGGAGAATGCCATCTGCTGTTGGTTACCAACCAACACTTTCTACAGAAATGGGTGCTCTTCAAGAAAGAATTACTTCAACAAAAAAAGGTTCGATTACATCTGTTCAAGCTGTATATGTACCTGCTGACGACTTAACTGACCCAGCACCAGCAACTACTTTCACTCACTTGGATGCGAGAGTTGTTCTTGATAGAGGTATTGCATCTCTTGGTGTTTATCCGGCTATTGACCCATTAAGTTCAAGTTCAAGAATGCTTGACCCACAAATTATTGGGGAAGAACATTATCAAGTTAGTTTAAAAGTCCAAGAAACATTACAAAAGTATAAAGAACTACAATCAATTATTGCAATATTAGGTATGGAGGAGTTATCTGAAGAAGATAAAATAGTAGTTAATAGAGCAAGAAAAATAAGAAATTTCATGTCACAACCATTTACTGTTGGTGAAAAATTTACAGGTAGATCTGGAAAATACGTTCAAGTTGCAGACACTGTTCGTTCTTTTAAAGCAATCTTAGATGGTGAATTTGATAATGTTCCTGAAGTATTATTCATGTACGCTGGTTCAATAGATGAAGTTCAAGAAAGATTTATTGGTCAAAATAATGGAAAAAAAGCTTAA
- a CDS encoding F0F1 ATP synthase subunit epsilon: MEKKLKLKIITPEETFLDDVEVESITIVTTAGSITVYANHAPIVSTLVIGNMKYVNNNETKHIHLHRGILKISHNQVKIITQRLYEVDEKGQRI, from the coding sequence ATGGAAAAAAAGCTTAAACTAAAAATAATAACACCAGAAGAAACATTTCTAGATGATGTTGAAGTTGAGTCAATCACAATTGTTACTACTGCCGGTAGTATTACAGTATATGCTAATCATGCTCCAATTGTATCAACTCTTGTAATTGGAAACATGAAATATGTAAATAATAACGAAACTAAACATATCCATTTGCATCGTGGGATTTTAAAAATTTCTCATAATCAAGTCAAAATTATTACGCAAAGATTATATGAAGTCGATGAAAAAGGACAAAGAATTTAA
- a CDS encoding 5'-3' exonuclease, whose amino-acid sequence MEKKKVVIIDGYHLLHKGYYGSLKRKKVAINRDGKLINAVYVFVANIYQLIKSELYHTIIVTFDVGKECWRREIYPDYKATRKDTPPELIPQMQLVRDFLTSANIPWYEKERYEGDDIMGTISRLAVKLGYDVEIFSNDKDTYQLVNDSVKIVSQQSKKTEREVVTEEKVIEKFGCLPHQIPDIKSLLGDQSDNIKGVKGLHYKTAIKLIKKYGNVENIFKNMNDFPEDKQKKLEECKEHVLKNKKITKILNNVDLGRINFRPLRVNYVRFMGFLKRERMWAFTKMISDKYDEQQKLYMERKALLEKENLG is encoded by the coding sequence ATGGAAAAGAAGAAAGTTGTAATAATTGATGGTTATCATTTATTACATAAGGGTTACTATGGGAGTCTAAAAAGAAAAAAAGTTGCAATTAATAGAGATGGCAAACTTATAAATGCGGTTTATGTATTTGTTGCAAATATATACCAATTAATAAAGTCTGAATTATATCATACAATAATAGTAACATTTGATGTTGGTAAAGAATGCTGAAGAAGAGAAATATACCCTGACTATAAGGCTACAAGGAAAGATACTCCTCCTGAGTTAATTCCACAAATGCAGTTAGTAAGAGATTTCTTAACTTCCGCAAATATTCCTTGATATGAAAAGGAAAGATACGAAGGAGATGACATCATGGGTACAATTTCTAGACTAGCTGTTAAGCTAGGATATGACGTAGAAATATTTTCAAATGATAAAGACACTTATCAACTAGTAAACGACAGCGTTAAAATTGTATCACAGCAATCAAAAAAGACAGAGAGAGAAGTTGTTACCGAAGAAAAGGTAATAGAAAAATTTGGTTGTCTACCGCATCAAATCCCAGATATTAAATCTTTATTAGGTGACCAGTCAGATAACATAAAAGGTGTAAAAGGTTTGCATTACAAAACTGCAATTAAATTAATAAAAAAATATGGAAATGTAGAGAACATTTTTAAAAATATGAACGACTTCCCTGAGGATAAACAAAAAAAACTAGAGGAATGTAAAGAACATGTTCTAAAAAACAAAAAAATAACAAAGATACTAAATAATGTTGATCTTGGAAGAATTAATTTTAGACCACTTAGAGTAAACTATGTTAGATTTATGGGGTTTTTAAAAAGAGAAAGAATGTGAGCATTCACTAAAATGATAAGCGATAAATATGATGAACAACAAAAGCTTTACATGGAAAGAAAAGCTCTTTTAGAAAAAGAAAACTTGGGTTAA
- a CDS encoding YigZ family protein — MVYLNTLQIRNLLTINETFKKSKFITYIWKINNKDELKQFLELYKNKAATHNCYAYKYGYSKQDYGYFNDKEPNGVSGEALLNIINKKNITNIAILVVRYYGGVKLGKGNLQKAYCSGATKLLSNIELKKVQLMYKLKLRYDLKDSKSISNFLFKISGESNTIFEYKDSYVISIIIIKTKELLKEINFKIEILSETLDYF, encoded by the coding sequence GTGGTTTATTTAAACACTTTGCAAATTAGGAATTTGTTAACAATAAATGAAACATTTAAAAAATCAAAGTTTATCACCTATATTTGAAAAATAAATAATAAAGATGAATTAAAACAGTTTTTGGAACTTTATAAAAATAAAGCGGCAACACATAATTGCTATGCATACAAATACGGTTATAGTAAACAAGATTATGGTTATTTTAATGACAAAGAGCCAAATGGTGTATCAGGGGAGGCTCTATTAAACATAATTAATAAAAAGAATATAACAAATATTGCAATATTAGTAGTTAGATACTATGGTGGTGTGAAATTAGGTAAAGGTAATTTACAAAAGGCATACTGCTCAGGCGCTACAAAATTACTTTCAAATATAGAGCTAAAAAAAGTACAACTAATGTATAAATTAAAACTAAGATATGACTTAAAAGATAGTAAATCAATAAGTAATTTTTTGTTTAAAATATCTGGTGAATCAAACACTATCTTTGAATACAAAGATAGTTATGTCATATCTATTATTATAATAAAAACTAAGGAATTATTAAAAGAAATTAATTTCAAAATTGAAATCTTGAGTGAAACTCTAGATTATTTTTAA
- the secA gene encoding preprotein translocase subunit SecA: MARDKVIIKNHGKIADKIIAMEEVYKSLKDEDFVNKTAEFRERLKNGESLDDILVEAFAVVREAASRVLGLKAYRVQLIGAIILHQGDIAEMRTGEGKTLTGLFPAYLNALTGEGVHVVTVNEYLSQRDSEINGRVYSLLGLTVGLNGRSLNKDEKRNAYAQDITYTTNAELGFDYLRDNMVYQYSQKVQKKLNYAIIDEADSILIDEARTPLIISGGSQNRINLYKAADTFSKSISRENDIEIDLEFKQVYLTETGIDKAQKYFSLDNLFDVKNTELFHLIMNALKANFTFKKEVEYTVQDGEVVLIDQFTGRVMPGRAYSDGLHQAIQAKENVNIEEETITLATITYQNFYRLYNKLSGMTGTAKTEEEEFLKIYNTRVICCPTNKPIIRKDEPDLTFGTKNAKLKKLVTDLKELNEQGRPVLIGTTSVESSEQVARYLEKAGLKFEVINAKNHHREAEIVEKAGQFKSITLATNMAGRGTDIKLSDETRKLGGLFVMGVERNEARRIDNQLRGRSGRQGDPGTSRFYVSMEDELMVRFSAPKLRQMFLKLGDDHIESKLLTRAITNAQKKLEGLNFDQRKNVLDYDNILSQQREAMYAQRDSILLQDDLKNVISRFQYTVAYETVQNNSELVRGESLINISQLLNSLNGNLIASNSLSEKDLNGLEKQQIAKILQEKMMENYLEKTKDVPSNVISELERRTIIQAFDKHWTKHINLSQKLRSGIYLQQYAQNNPLHEYVEESARLFNRMKILIAQDTIDNLNESFIRSIDQSDIQQPQEKKVIDITDKDINDILTEWKVEKENFSRPTVEKRFKELEVEFKDNAQLLERTRFQFFILDGLMNKLDEIYNSQNQKMMNLSQEELDSLLKKFDLFEKKFTKEDIKNKTEKMLLDKTDEEKNAIMIEAQVLFAIADKLQQETKDFVVKDKEGKIKKVIKVKDDGSIDPDEIHDTEQVQTKTKIG, translated from the coding sequence ATGGCAAGAGATAAGGTCATAATTAAGAATCATGGTAAAATTGCAGATAAAATAATTGCAATGGAAGAAGTTTATAAAAGTTTAAAAGACGAGGATTTTGTAAATAAAACAGCAGAATTTCGTGAAAGACTAAAAAATGGGGAATCTTTGGATGATATTTTAGTTGAAGCATTTGCTGTTGTCCGTGAAGCTGCTTCAAGAGTGTTAGGTTTAAAAGCATATAGAGTTCAATTAATTGGTGCAATCATTTTACATCAAGGTGATATAGCAGAGATGAGAACCGGGGAAGGTAAAACACTTACTGGTCTATTTCCGGCTTATTTAAACGCATTAACAGGCGAAGGTGTGCATGTGGTTACAGTTAATGAATATCTTTCACAAAGAGATAGTGAAATTAATGGTAGAGTTTATTCATTGCTGGGTCTAACAGTTGGTCTCAATGGAAGATCACTTAATAAGGATGAAAAAAGAAATGCATATGCACAAGATATAACTTATACAACAAACGCAGAACTAGGTTTTGACTATTTAAGAGATAATATGGTTTATCAGTATAGTCAGAAAGTTCAAAAAAAATTAAACTATGCAATTATTGATGAGGCTGACTCAATATTAATTGATGAAGCGAGAACACCACTTATTATTTCAGGTGGTAGTCAGAATCGTATTAATTTATATAAAGCTGCTGATACTTTCTCTAAATCAATATCACGTGAAAATGATATTGAAATTGATCTTGAGTTTAAGCAAGTCTATTTAACTGAAACAGGAATTGATAAGGCTCAAAAATATTTTAGTTTAGATAATTTATTTGATGTAAAAAACACAGAGTTATTTCACTTAATAATGAATGCTCTAAAAGCTAATTTCACTTTTAAAAAAGAAGTAGAGTATACAGTCCAAGATGGAGAAGTTGTGTTAATTGATCAGTTTACTGGTAGAGTTATGCCTGGTAGAGCTTATAGTGATGGCTTACATCAAGCAATACAAGCAAAAGAAAATGTAAATATTGAAGAAGAAACTATTACACTAGCAACAATTACATACCAAAACTTTTACAGACTATATAATAAATTATCTGGTATGACAGGTACTGCAAAAACAGAAGAAGAAGAGTTTTTGAAAATTTATAACACAAGAGTTATCTGTTGTCCAACCAATAAACCAATCATAAGAAAAGATGAACCTGATTTAACATTTGGTACTAAAAATGCAAAACTTAAAAAACTTGTTACTGATTTAAAAGAACTTAATGAACAAGGTAGACCTGTACTAATCGGTACTACTTCTGTTGAATCATCAGAGCAAGTTGCAAGATATTTAGAAAAAGCTGGGCTCAAGTTTGAAGTTATAAATGCAAAAAATCATCATAGAGAAGCTGAAATAGTAGAAAAAGCGGGGCAGTTTAAATCTATTACATTAGCTACAAATATGGCGGGTAGAGGAACTGATATTAAATTAAGTGATGAGACTAGAAAACTAGGCGGTCTTTTTGTAATGGGTGTAGAGAGAAATGAAGCTAGAAGAATTGATAATCAATTAAGAGGTAGAAGTGGTAGACAAGGAGACCCTGGTACATCAAGATTTTATGTCTCAATGGAAGATGAATTGATGGTAAGGTTCTCAGCCCCAAAACTTAGACAAATGTTTTTAAAACTTGGCGATGACCATATTGAATCTAAGTTATTAACAAGAGCTATTACAAATGCTCAAAAAAAACTTGAAGGGTTAAACTTTGACCAAAGAAAAAATGTTCTTGATTATGACAATATATTAAGTCAACAAAGAGAAGCAATGTATGCACAGAGAGATTCAATTCTTTTACAGGATGACCTAAAGAATGTTATAAGTAGATTCCAATACACAGTTGCTTATGAAACTGTTCAAAATAATTCTGAACTAGTAAGAGGTGAAAGTTTAATAAACATTAGTCAGTTACTTAACTCTCTTAACGGAAATTTAATTGCATCTAATTCATTATCTGAAAAAGATCTAAATGGTTTGGAAAAACAACAAATAGCAAAAATTTTGCAAGAAAAAATGATGGAGAATTATTTAGAGAAAACAAAAGATGTTCCGTCTAATGTAATTTCAGAACTTGAAAGAAGAACGATTATACAAGCCTTTGATAAACATTGAACAAAACACATTAACTTATCACAGAAGTTAAGAAGTGGTATTTATTTACAACAATATGCACAAAACAACCCACTACACGAATATGTCGAAGAATCAGCAAGATTATTTAATAGAATGAAAATATTAATTGCACAAGATACAATAGACAACTTAAATGAATCTTTCATAAGATCTATTGATCAAAGTGATATTCAACAACCTCAAGAAAAAAAAGTTATAGATATAACAGATAAAGATATAAATGATATATTAACTGAGTGAAAGGTTGAGAAAGAAAACTTTTCTAGACCAACGGTCGAAAAAAGGTTTAAAGAATTAGAAGTAGAGTTTAAAGATAATGCTCAATTGTTAGAAAGAACTAGATTTCAATTCTTTATACTTGATGGTTTAATGAATAAACTAGATGAAATTTATAATAGTCAAAACCAGAAGATGATGAATCTAAGTCAAGAAGAACTAGATTCTCTACTTAAAAAATTTGACCTATTCGAAAAAAAATTTACTAAAGAGGATATTAAAAACAAAACTGAAAAAATGTTATTAGATAAAACCGATGAAGAAAAAAATGCAATTATGATTGAAGCACAAGTTCTTTTTGCAATAGCAGACAAATTACAACAAGAAACTAAAGATTTTGTCGTAAAAGATAAAGAGGGTAAAATTAAAAAAGTAATTAAAGTTAAAGATGATGGTTCGATTGATCCTGATGAAATACACGATACAGAACAGGTGCAAACAAAAACAAAGATAGGTTAA
- a CDS encoding YfcC family protein — translation MENFKNKKKFKWRIPTAFTILISITLLLILISWIPGTTSDWTDTDGTIQKGGPAGLFDLFIAPINGLKNKIDVVIYILIIGGFLGVVVSSKALDAGIGRLVKKMKGRELLIIPIVMILFSIGGTVFGMCEETIALYPVLIPVLLAAGFDVITTILAILFGAGIGVVCSTINPFVIQIAVDNANVSGLKTSTGIILRIISWLVLTSSGIAFVMWYAIKVKNDPKKSPVYEDKDIHEKLFAISQDIPKFTKKRKAILAIFSVTFIIMIFSLIAWNQFGLSVFETFTKWVSQKSPYIARFYNPIGSWNFLETSALFLLSSIVIGFIEWKGEEDFVESFIKGSSDILSVCLVIAFAGGIGFIMEHTGMQKVLVNSLSSPMRGIGKYGFIVLAFLFFLLISVFIPSTSGFATAVFPVLGPIANSITIGLTSGTITAFSFANGIINVISPTSATLMAVLSLSKVSYGKFIKASWPLICSLIFISIIILLIGVSLPLSNESPWF, via the coding sequence ATGGAAAATTTTAAAAACAAAAAAAAGTTCAAATGAAGAATTCCAACAGCTTTTACTATTTTAATATCAATAACTTTACTATTGATATTAATTTCATGAATACCAGGTACAACTAGTGATTGAACCGATACAGATGGAACAATTCAAAAAGGTGGCCCTGCTGGGTTATTTGATTTATTTATCGCTCCAATAAACGGTCTTAAAAACAAGATTGATGTTGTGATATATATTTTAATAATAGGTGGTTTCCTTGGTGTAGTAGTAAGCTCTAAAGCACTCGATGCCGGAATTGGAAGATTAGTAAAAAAAATGAAGGGAAGAGAGTTGCTGATTATTCCAATTGTTATGATTTTATTTTCTATTGGTGGTACCGTATTTGGGATGTGCGAAGAAACAATTGCTTTGTATCCTGTTTTAATTCCAGTATTATTAGCAGCTGGATTTGATGTTATAACAACTATTTTAGCAATCCTTTTTGGTGCTGGTATTGGTGTAGTATGTTCAACAATTAATCCGTTTGTTATTCAAATCGCAGTTGATAATGCAAACGTAAGTGGTTTAAAAACCTCTACTGGTATAATTTTAAGAATTATATCATGACTAGTTTTAACTTCAAGCGGAATAGCTTTTGTAATGTGATATGCAATCAAAGTAAAAAATGACCCAAAAAAATCTCCTGTTTATGAAGATAAAGATATACACGAAAAATTGTTTGCGATATCTCAAGATATACCTAAGTTTACTAAGAAACGAAAAGCTATTTTAGCAATATTTAGTGTAACTTTCATTATAATGATATTCTCCTTAATTGCATGAAATCAATTTGGTTTGAGTGTATTTGAAACATTTACTAAATGAGTTAGTCAAAAATCTCCATATATTGCAAGATTTTATAATCCAATTGGTAGTTGAAATTTTTTAGAAACTTCCGCCTTATTCTTGTTATCTTCAATAGTTATTGGTTTTATTGAATGAAAAGGAGAAGAAGACTTCGTTGAGAGTTTTATTAAAGGCTCATCTGATATTTTGTCCGTATGTTTAGTGATAGCATTTGCTGGAGGAATTGGTTTTATTATGGAGCATACAGGAATGCAAAAAGTTTTAGTAAACTCACTATCATCTCCAATGAGAGGGATTGGTAAATACGGTTTTATTGTGCTTGCGTTTTTATTCTTTTTATTAATTTCTGTATTTATTCCTTCTACATCCGGATTTGCAACAGCGGTATTTCCGGTATTAGGTCCTATAGCAAATAGTATTACGATAGGTCTAACATCGGGTACAATAACTGCTTTTTCATTTGCGAACGGAATAATAAATGTAATTTCACCAACTAGTGCAACATTAATGGCAGTTCTATCTTTATCTAAAGTGTCATATGGTAAGTTTATAAAGGCTAGTTGACCATTAATATGTAGTCTAATATTTATTTCGATTATAATTTTATTAATTGGAGTTTCATTACCACTTTCAAATGAAAGCCCATGGTTTTAA
- the uvrB gene encoding excinuclease ABC subunit UvrB: MEKENRIFELVTEYSPAGDQPSAIKKLVEGLKQNKEHQVLLGATATGKTFTMANVIKEINKPTLILAHNKTLAMQLYIELKEFFPRNRVEYFVSDFDFYQPEAYVAARDLYIDKDARKNNDLSMLRLSAMNALVTRKDVIVVASVAAIYASQDPNEYSKVFFELKVGQQISKKDLLTFLVRTGYVRNDIALEMGNFSAKGDVINIAPSWTDNYNIRISLFGEEIEAIEMVDSLNNNVIDRLRLFTVFPASAYVTNFDKLKIVIDNIRNELDHRVDELNKLGKFIEADRLLKRTNYDLETMAEFGVCNGIENYSAHLDFRMPGEAPFTIIDYFGDDFLTIIDESHMMMPQIRGMFNTDRSRKTTLVEYGFRLPSALDNRPLNFEEFTSRLKNVIYTSATPGDYELQLTNNDVVEQIIRPTGLLDPIIEVRPSLNQFEDVIKEIKHRTQKKQKVFITTLTIKSSEDISFHLQSRDIKVAYLHSELKTLERNQVLNDLRKGIYDVVVGVNLLREGLDIPEVSLVCILDADKQGFLRNTRSLIQTIGRAARNSEGRVIFYADTISPAMKEAMEETERRRNIQSDYNQLHNITPKTIIKKIIDIDGEFNINDKLGKLLNSKSKEKKIEKDNLIKNLRKKMLEAAKEENYEKAAELRDLIIEIEAS, translated from the coding sequence ATGGAAAAAGAAAATAGAATTTTTGAATTAGTTACTGAATATAGTCCTGCTGGCGATCAACCAAGTGCAATAAAAAAACTCGTTGAAGGTTTAAAACAAAATAAAGAACACCAAGTACTTCTTGGTGCTACAGCAACGGGTAAAACTTTTACAATGGCAAATGTTATTAAAGAAATAAATAAACCAACTTTGATATTAGCCCATAATAAAACGTTAGCAATGCAGCTTTATATTGAACTTAAGGAATTTTTCCCAAGAAATAGAGTCGAATATTTTGTGTCTGACTTTGACTTTTATCAACCAGAGGCCTATGTGGCAGCTAGGGATTTATATATTGACAAAGATGCTAGAAAAAATAATGATTTATCAATGTTGCGATTAAGTGCAATGAATGCTTTAGTAACAAGAAAAGATGTTATTGTTGTAGCAAGTGTTGCGGCAATATATGCTAGTCAAGATCCTAATGAGTATAGTAAGGTATTCTTTGAATTAAAAGTAGGTCAGCAAATATCAAAGAAAGATTTATTAACATTTTTAGTTAGAACTGGTTATGTAAGAAATGATATTGCACTTGAAATGGGTAATTTTAGTGCAAAAGGTGATGTGATTAACATTGCACCAAGTTGAACTGATAATTACAATATCAGAATATCCTTGTTTGGTGAAGAGATAGAAGCTATTGAAATGGTAGATTCATTGAATAATAATGTAATAGACAGACTTCGTTTATTTACTGTTTTCCCTGCGTCTGCTTATGTTACTAACTTCGATAAACTAAAAATAGTAATTGATAATATACGTAATGAGTTAGACCATCGTGTCGATGAATTAAACAAGTTAGGAAAGTTTATTGAAGCAGATAGGTTATTAAAAAGAACAAATTATGATTTAGAAACAATGGCAGAATTTGGAGTATGTAATGGAATTGAAAACTATTCTGCACATCTTGATTTCAGAATGCCTGGCGAAGCTCCATTTACTATTATCGATTATTTTGGAGATGACTTTTTAACTATTATAGACGAATCACATATGATGATGCCACAAATCAGAGGTATGTTTAATACAGATAGAAGTAGAAAAACAACTTTAGTTGAATATGGTTTTAGATTACCAAGCGCCTTAGACAATAGGCCGCTGAATTTTGAAGAGTTTACTTCAAGATTGAAAAATGTTATTTATACATCTGCTACTCCTGGTGATTATGAATTACAACTAACAAATAATGATGTTGTAGAACAAATTATTAGACCAACAGGTTTGCTAGATCCCATAATTGAAGTAAGACCATCTTTAAATCAATTTGAAGATGTGATTAAAGAAATAAAACATAGAACTCAAAAAAAACAGAAAGTTTTTATAACTACATTAACTATTAAAAGTTCAGAAGATATTTCATTTCACCTGCAATCAAGAGATATTAAGGTTGCTTACCTTCACTCTGAACTAAAAACTTTGGAAAGAAATCAAGTATTAAATGATTTAAGAAAAGGAATTTATGACGTAGTTGTTGGTGTCAATCTTTTAAGAGAAGGACTTGATATACCAGAGGTAAGTTTAGTTTGCATTCTTGATGCTGATAAACAAGGATTTTTAAGAAATACACGTAGTTTAATTCAAACTATCGGTCGTGCAGCAAGAAACTCTGAAGGTAGAGTAATTTTTTATGCAGATACTATATCACCGGCTATGAAAGAAGCAATGGAAGAAACTGAAAGAAGGCGAAATATTCAGTCTGATTATAATCAATTGCACAATATAACACCAAAAACAATTATTAAAAAAATAATTGATATTGACGGTGAGTTTAATATTAATGATAAACTCGGAAAACTGTTAAATTCAAAGTCAAAAGAAAAGAAAATTGAAAAAGATAATTTAATAAAAAATTTAAGAAAAAAAATGTTAGAAGCAGCAAAAGAAGAAAACTATGAAAAAGCTGCAGAACTTAGAGATTTAATCATAGAAATCGAAGCCAGTTAG